The following coding sequences are from one Candidatus Obscuribacterales bacterium window:
- a CDS encoding SIS domain-containing protein: SDGLSVGMDFIALHTSQGRKVIFVGNGGSAAIASHLAVDYWKNGGMRAVAFNDSSLLTCISNDFGYPHVFAKPVEMFCDPGDILVAISSSGCSENILLAVNAAKEIGCKVITMSGFSGDNPLRLTGDLNFYVPSDSYGHVEIVHLALCHSILDAIISRQGRK; the protein is encoded by the coding sequence TATCCGACGGTCTTTCAGTTGGTATGGACTTTATCGCTTTGCATACCTCGCAGGGGCGGAAGGTGATATTCGTCGGAAACGGTGGGAGTGCAGCTATTGCGAGTCATCTGGCGGTGGACTACTGGAAAAATGGTGGGATGCGGGCGGTCGCCTTTAACGATTCATCGCTCTTAACCTGCATCAGCAACGACTTTGGATACCCGCATGTATTTGCAAAGCCTGTAGAGATGTTTTGCGACCCCGGGGATATCTTGGTGGCGATTAGCAGCTCTGGCTGCTCGGAAAATATCCTCTTGGCTGTCAATGCAGCGAAGGAGATAGGCTGTAAAGTGATTACCATGTCTGGGTTTTCTGGTGACAACCCGCTCCGCTTGACCGGAGATCTGAATTTTTACGTTCCTTCCGACTCCTACGGCCATGTTGAAATCGTCCATCTGGCCCTTTGCCACTCTATCCTGGATGCGATTATCAGTCGTCAAGGCCGCAAATAG